A DNA window from Streptomyces roseifaciens contains the following coding sequences:
- a CDS encoding ATP-binding protein, which translates to MDQLSTMDQQSDRTPPPGVLTVGNGTSVWAWAAVRIEAAADLTETREYADLPEEERRIKAVAAEAAWLAGQWDTHHDTRIELRYLTDPATRRISCALLARVRGDDPHDPAAAQESAVAAALALRDRLGQLPHHVHAAPVEDAAEVARWLTPFTPDPAGLAEIRKRYRTGLPNRPDAGVQYYLAPQPFTAAAPPWDALWQAVAAHPYPLMLTVGLEPYRVPDDLGPMLHQIATHYGRLGTPGQLPEGLWGPATQLSPDNFAVDAAKVYADAARRYTDRAFRIRIALASPNPLPESLAELVGATVSPQERPGQGTALTETFTGPAHVTVRPAPPELAAAWTGITTLEHARWGGDQRWQLPEPLSPPLRLLSELVDAREAGAALRLPLAVHGHMTGFPVRRPDMALETDYRPQGPAIELGRQLVHGAPAGPLGVELGSLSRHALFVGTTGSGKTNTTLAFTQQLWRDHKVPFLVLEPVNSELDDYRWLATRPGFEDLLVLTVGDENTAPFRLNPFEVPHGVRISTHTAGLLACFDAAFGLWDPLPAIYNKALRNTYARKGIVPTDVSTPAHDGAWPTLRDFIAEMRKECDQLGYSGEVKDNIIAASRLRAESLAEGACGSTLDCARSYPVEELLNRPVVIELAGVGDNEKEQSLVTALILQTMTEHYKATRRGDGLSHVTVIEEAHRLLGRPVASGGDGKEGNAQARAAQAFANTLAENRKYGEGLVIVEQVPEKLIEDAYKNTNLKVMHRLPSATDRELIGGTMRFSPDQERFASSLEPFQAFAHHDGIDRPALIRVPNVRAEAAAETGVARAPLAGNAELADRFRAFAATTPAVDAALAPFADCEGCRHRCAFRSRAATAVWPEHGTELKKRVADYPKTSAAQAEWWSRTADWVAEIADTVAPPGAAADAVDDYRACVFIHVAQAAWKRKTLPWVRLYRSNAGGGAGVAAGGGGGGGAGGGAATGAGAGAGARTES; encoded by the coding sequence GTGGACCAGCTGAGCACCATGGACCAGCAGAGCGACAGGACGCCCCCGCCGGGCGTCCTGACCGTCGGCAACGGCACGTCGGTGTGGGCCTGGGCGGCCGTTCGCATCGAGGCCGCCGCCGACCTCACCGAGACCCGGGAGTACGCCGACCTCCCCGAGGAAGAGCGCCGGATCAAGGCGGTCGCCGCAGAGGCGGCCTGGCTGGCGGGCCAGTGGGACACCCACCACGACACGCGCATCGAACTGCGCTATCTGACGGACCCGGCCACGCGCAGGATCTCGTGCGCGCTGCTGGCCCGGGTGCGCGGCGACGACCCGCACGATCCGGCCGCGGCACAGGAGTCCGCGGTCGCGGCGGCCCTCGCGCTCCGCGACCGGCTGGGGCAGCTGCCGCACCACGTGCACGCCGCCCCGGTCGAGGACGCGGCCGAAGTGGCGCGGTGGCTCACGCCGTTCACCCCCGACCCGGCCGGCCTGGCCGAGATCCGCAAGCGCTACCGGACGGGCCTGCCCAACCGGCCCGACGCGGGCGTTCAGTACTACCTCGCCCCGCAGCCGTTCACCGCCGCGGCGCCACCGTGGGACGCGCTGTGGCAGGCGGTCGCGGCACACCCGTACCCGCTCATGCTGACGGTCGGCCTCGAACCGTACCGGGTGCCCGACGACCTCGGACCGATGCTGCACCAGATCGCCACCCACTACGGGCGGCTGGGGACGCCGGGACAGCTGCCGGAGGGCCTGTGGGGCCCGGCGACCCAGCTCTCCCCGGACAACTTCGCCGTGGACGCGGCGAAGGTGTACGCGGACGCCGCGCGCCGCTACACCGACCGCGCCTTCCGCATCCGCATCGCGCTCGCCTCCCCGAACCCGCTCCCCGAGTCCCTCGCCGAACTCGTCGGCGCCACGGTCTCCCCGCAGGAACGGCCCGGCCAGGGCACCGCACTGACCGAGACCTTCACCGGCCCGGCCCACGTCACCGTACGGCCGGCTCCGCCGGAGCTGGCCGCGGCGTGGACCGGCATCACGACGCTGGAGCACGCCCGCTGGGGCGGCGACCAGCGCTGGCAGCTGCCCGAACCGCTGTCGCCGCCGCTGCGCCTGCTCTCCGAGCTGGTCGACGCGCGGGAGGCGGGTGCGGCGCTGCGGCTTCCCCTCGCCGTGCACGGGCACATGACCGGCTTCCCCGTACGCAGGCCTGACATGGCCCTGGAAACCGACTACCGGCCGCAAGGCCCCGCCATCGAACTCGGCCGGCAGCTGGTGCACGGCGCGCCGGCCGGGCCGCTCGGCGTGGAGCTGGGGTCCCTCTCCCGGCACGCGCTGTTCGTCGGGACGACCGGCTCGGGCAAGACCAACACGACCCTGGCCTTCACCCAGCAGCTCTGGCGGGACCACAAGGTGCCGTTCCTCGTGCTGGAACCGGTCAACTCCGAGCTCGACGACTACCGCTGGCTCGCCACCCGCCCCGGCTTCGAGGACCTCCTCGTCCTCACCGTCGGCGACGAGAACACGGCGCCGTTCCGGCTCAACCCCTTCGAGGTGCCGCACGGGGTCCGGATCAGCACCCACACCGCCGGACTGCTCGCCTGCTTCGACGCGGCGTTCGGCCTCTGGGACCCCCTGCCGGCCATCTACAACAAGGCCCTGCGCAACACGTACGCGCGGAAGGGCATCGTCCCCACCGACGTCTCCACGCCCGCCCACGACGGGGCGTGGCCCACCCTCCGCGACTTCATCGCCGAGATGCGCAAGGAGTGCGACCAGCTCGGGTACTCCGGCGAGGTCAAGGACAACATCATCGCCGCGTCCAGGCTGCGGGCCGAATCCCTCGCGGAGGGCGCCTGCGGCAGCACGCTGGACTGCGCACGCTCGTACCCCGTCGAGGAGCTCCTCAACCGCCCGGTCGTCATCGAGCTGGCCGGCGTCGGCGACAACGAGAAGGAACAGTCCCTCGTCACCGCGCTGATCCTGCAGACCATGACGGAGCACTACAAGGCGACCCGGCGGGGCGACGGGCTCTCCCACGTCACCGTCATCGAGGAGGCCCACCGGCTGCTCGGGCGCCCCGTCGCCTCCGGCGGGGACGGCAAGGAGGGCAACGCGCAGGCCCGCGCGGCGCAGGCCTTCGCCAACACGCTCGCCGAGAACCGCAAGTACGGGGAAGGCCTGGTGATCGTCGAACAGGTCCCCGAGAAGCTCATCGAGGACGCGTACAAGAACACCAACCTGAAGGTCATGCACCGCCTGCCGTCCGCCACGGACCGGGAGCTGATCGGCGGCACGATGCGGTTCTCCCCCGACCAGGAGCGGTTCGCGTCGTCCCTGGAACCGTTCCAGGCCTTCGCCCACCACGACGGCATCGACCGGCCGGCCCTCATCCGGGTCCCGAACGTACGCGCCGAGGCGGCCGCGGAGACCGGGGTCGCGCGGGCGCCGCTCGCCGGCAACGCGGAACTGGCCGACCGCTTCCGCGCCTTCGCCGCCACAACACCGGCCGTCGACGCGGCCCTCGCCCCCTTCGCCGACTGCGAGGGCTGCCGGCACCGCTGCGCGTTCCGCTCACGGGCGGCGACAGCGGTGTGGCCGGAGCACGGGACCGAGCTGAAGAAGCGCGTGGCCGACTACCCCAAGACCTCGGCCGCCCAGGCCGAGTGGTGGTCCCGCACGGCGGACTGGGTCGCGGAAATCGCCGACACCGTAGCCCCGCCGGGCGCGGCGGCGGACGCGGTCGACGACTACCGCGCCTGCGTCTTCATCCACGTCGCCCAAGCGGCGTGGAAGAGGAAGACGCTGCCGTGGGTGCGGCTGTATCGCAGCAATGCCGGGGGCGGGGCTGGGGTTGCTGCCGGAGGCGGGGGCGGGGGCGGGGCTGGGGGCGGGGCTGCCACCGGGGCCGGTGCTGGTGCTGGTGCGAGAACTGAGTCATGA
- a CDS encoding serine/threonine-protein kinase, producing MTAGETNGDELIGKVLGGRYRVTATIGRGGMGVVARAVDELLNREVAVKVLRAFTDSAEAELLDLRTRMQREAQAAARIRHGGVVTVHDVTEEQGLPVIVMELVDGPSLDDVLGERGTLEPHEAAAIGARLMDALDAAHRAGVLHRDVKPGNVLLEHGEQSEMGVPPAGGWGRVVLTDFGIASMEASGDEAMAKLTQSGQLVGSLDYLPPERAQGREPGPASDIWSLGMTLYAAVEGTSPFRRTSVWSTLSAIVTEPLPEPRRAGPLTPVLQALMAKEPEHRPTADQAREMLERVAAGMTANTVDTANTANTANTANLMPQAPAPAPSPVPTQAVAPAPPPGFGAAPSYTGPFQQSSQQPAPGPSPQSPPAPSPQPFPQSPYAGHPAPGPLHAQPPQFPQSPQFPQSPQLPQSGSGAPVAGHAPAAGHAAPAPGPGRAAADRGRRRSRTLIAAAAALVVLAGGGVTYALTGNGGKKNDEPPAAAPAATGSPSAGEQPNEGGVATGLHSPGASPSASASKKPSASPSSASPSAKPSASSAKPSSSVPTTCSGWSHHDPKPGTYGYVSGDRHVLNGPYKVCGSVAPAKSGTKVWFHCSVENSYGHKWIYVRMEGTKTAGWMSGDTIIRQSGQTVRC from the coding sequence GTGACGGCGGGGGAAACGAACGGCGACGAGCTGATAGGCAAGGTCCTCGGCGGCCGTTACCGGGTGACGGCGACGATCGGGCGCGGCGGCATGGGAGTGGTCGCGCGGGCGGTGGACGAACTGCTCAACCGGGAGGTCGCGGTCAAGGTCCTGCGGGCCTTCACCGACTCCGCCGAGGCCGAACTGCTCGACCTGCGGACCCGGATGCAGCGGGAGGCGCAGGCCGCCGCCCGCATCCGGCACGGCGGCGTGGTCACCGTGCACGACGTGACCGAGGAGCAGGGCCTGCCGGTCATCGTCATGGAGCTCGTCGACGGGCCCTCGCTCGACGACGTGCTGGGCGAGCGCGGCACGCTGGAGCCGCACGAGGCGGCGGCGATCGGCGCCAGGCTGATGGACGCGCTCGACGCCGCGCACCGGGCCGGCGTGCTGCACCGCGACGTCAAGCCGGGGAACGTGCTGCTGGAGCATGGCGAGCAAAGCGAGATGGGGGTCCCCCCGGCCGGAGGCTGGGGGAGGGTCGTGCTCACCGACTTCGGCATCGCCAGCATGGAGGCCTCCGGCGACGAGGCCATGGCCAAGCTGACCCAGAGCGGCCAGCTCGTCGGCTCCCTCGACTACCTGCCGCCGGAGCGCGCGCAGGGCCGGGAGCCGGGCCCCGCGTCGGACATCTGGTCGCTGGGCATGACGCTGTACGCGGCCGTGGAGGGCACGTCGCCGTTCCGCCGGACGTCCGTGTGGTCCACGCTCTCGGCGATCGTCACCGAGCCGCTGCCGGAGCCCCGGCGGGCGGGGCCGCTCACGCCCGTACTGCAGGCGCTGATGGCGAAGGAGCCGGAGCACCGGCCGACCGCGGACCAGGCGCGCGAGATGCTGGAGCGGGTCGCCGCGGGCATGACGGCGAACACGGTGGACACAGCCAATACGGCCAATACAGCCAATACGGCGAACCTCATGCCGCAGGCCCCCGCCCCGGCCCCCTCCCCCGTACCCACGCAGGCCGTTGCTCCGGCGCCGCCGCCGGGTTTCGGTGCCGCGCCGTCGTACACGGGGCCTTTCCAGCAGTCCTCGCAGCAGCCTGCGCCGGGACCTTCGCCGCAGTCTCCTCCGGCGCCCTCGCCGCAGCCTTTCCCTCAGTCCCCGTACGCCGGCCATCCGGCGCCGGGCCCGCTGCACGCACAGCCTCCGCAGTTCCCGCAGTCCCCACAGTTCCCGCAGTCCCCGCAGCTTCCGCAGTCCGGCTCCGGCGCACCGGTCGCGGGCCACGCCCCCGCCGCGGGTCACGCGGCGCCCGCTCCCGGCCCCGGCCGCGCCGCAGCCGACCGCGGACGGCGCCGCAGCCGGACCCTCATCGCAGCGGCGGCCGCCCTCGTCGTGCTCGCGGGAGGCGGCGTCACGTACGCCCTGACCGGCAACGGCGGCAAGAAGAACGACGAGCCCCCGGCAGCGGCGCCGGCGGCGACCGGCTCGCCGTCGGCCGGTGAGCAGCCGAACGAGGGCGGAGTGGCCACCGGCCTGCACTCCCCGGGCGCCTCGCCGTCCGCGAGCGCCTCCAAGAAGCCGTCCGCCTCGCCCTCGTCGGCCTCTCCGTCGGCCAAGCCCAGCGCCTCCTCGGCCAAGCCCAGCAGTTCGGTGCCGACGACCTGCAGCGGCTGGAGCCACCACGACCCGAAGCCGGGCACGTACGGATACGTGTCCGGCGATCGCCACGTCCTCAACGGGCCCTACAAGGTCTGCGGCTCCGTGGCCCCGGCCAAGAGCGGCACGAAGGTCTGGTTCCACTGCTCCGTCGAGAACTCGTACGGCCACAAGTGGATTTACGTCCGCATGGAGGGGACGAAGACCGCGGGCTGGATGTCCGGCGACACCATCATCCGCCAGAGCGGGCAGACGGTCCGCTGCTGA
- the dcd gene encoding dCTP deaminase, whose amino-acid sequence MLLSDKDIRTEIDAGRVRIDPFDESMVQPSSIDVRLDRYFRVFENHRYPHIDPAVEQADLTREVVPEGDEAFILHPGEFVLASTYEVITLPGDIASRLEGKSSLGRLGLLTHSTAGFIDPGFSGHVTLELSNMATLPIKLWPGMKIGQLCMFRLTSPVEHPYGSAKHGSRYQGQRGPTPSRSFQNFHRTQV is encoded by the coding sequence GTGCTTCTCTCAGACAAGGACATCCGGACCGAGATCGACGCAGGCCGCGTGCGGATCGACCCGTTCGACGAATCGATGGTGCAGCCGTCGAGCATCGACGTGCGGCTCGACCGCTACTTCCGGGTGTTCGAGAACCACCGGTACCCGCACATCGACCCCGCGGTCGAGCAGGCGGACCTCACCCGCGAGGTGGTGCCGGAGGGCGACGAGGCGTTCATCCTGCACCCCGGTGAGTTCGTGCTCGCCTCGACGTACGAGGTCATCACGCTCCCCGGCGACATCGCCTCGCGACTGGAGGGCAAGTCCAGCCTGGGCCGGCTCGGCCTGCTGACGCACTCGACGGCCGGCTTCATCGACCCGGGCTTCTCCGGTCACGTGACGCTGGAGCTGTCGAACATGGCCACGCTGCCGATCAAGCTGTGGCCGGGGATGAAGATCGGGCAGCTGTGCATGTTCCGCCTGACCTCTCCCGTCGAGCATCCTTACGGGTCCGCGAAGCACGGTTCCCGCTACCAGGGACAGCGTGGGCCCACGCCCTCGCGGTCCTTCCAGAATTTCCACCGCACCCAGGTCTGA